From Argopecten irradians isolate NY chromosome 12, Ai_NY, whole genome shotgun sequence, one genomic window encodes:
- the LOC138336355 gene encoding probable elastin-binding protein EbpS translates to MASLQLVYIVLLVILSLSQVADAVSDKSTTGLDGSSGGSGGNSGGTNGSSGAGGSDGTSGGASGGSGNTKAPPPPNSDDDSSPAPGVIGGVVGGCTAVFIIIIVVIVIYCGRNRRGNQDQTDAKQDINVAYGKPDLKDAEQGKVSDKRGEPYTNISQSGQNEGNVYDELNGNIGTISTGEETEYCYISESDIIAAQRQSAHPIPTVRNTQSGKQINSFSSTVGTESNNTESESNEQNRRNSGKQELQNDNLTMGQDGSPQIPSPNGVTTPHEYLVLEPEHTKM, encoded by the exons ATGGCAAGTCTACAATTAGTCTATATTGTCCTGCTGGTGATATTAAGCCTTAGTCAAG TAGCAGACGCAGTCTCTGATAAATCCACTACCGGGCTGGACGGATCTTCCGGAGGATCAGGCGGGAACTCCGGAGGGACAAACGGGTCTTCAGGAGCTGGAGGATCAGATGGGACTTCAGGAGGGGCCTCTGGTGGAAGCGGGAATACTAAAGCGCCACCTCCTCCCAACTCTGACGATGACTCCTCCCCGGCCCCGGGAGTGATAGGAGGAGTTGTCGGGGGATGTACTGCTGTCTTCAtaatcatcatcgtcgtcatcgTCATCTACTGTGGCAGAAATAGAAGAGG GAATCAGGACCAAACGGACGCCAAACAGGATATCAACGTTGCCTATGGTAAACCTGACTTAAAAGATGCAGAACAG GGAAAAGTATCAGACAAAAGAGGAGAACCTTACACTAATATCAGCCAATCAGGACAGAATGAGGGAAATGTTTATGACGAATTGAACGGTAATATTGGTACTATATCGACTGGCGAGGAGACAGAATACTGCTACATCAGCGAAAGTGACATTATAGCAGCACAAAGACAGTCAGCACATCCAATCCCAACCGTTAGAAATACCCAGTCAGGAAAGcaaataaattcattttcgtCTACAGTGGGGACAGAATCAAACAATACAGAGAGCGAGAGCAATGAACAGAATCGTCGCAATTCTGGAAAACAGGAATTACAGAATGACAATTTAACCATGGGACAGGATGGGTCACCACAGATACCGTCACCCAATGGGGTAACAACACCTCACGAATACTTAGTTCTGGAACCAGAACATACCAAGATGTAG
- the LOC138336274 gene encoding uncharacterized protein has protein sequence MAVVCFSFDCTFNDDGTSNCTTTDSKYSQTTTNKTPHPTQPTKPQTVTPTSEAKITTTTKPTTQKTTQKLTTLPKTSEKSSTALKTTEKPTTTVQTTQKTTPPQSTSQKSTTPPQTTQNPTTPKTTQISTTIIQTTKKSTSAVPTPHISTTSPRTTHTHTILPQTRQTSISQKSTILPRTVTADDIFTTTSTSQILQGHQVTSPSPVMSAGGVAIYIPCSVVGCVIVVVLLAAIGFVRRRRKSRRSSEDRQPLDAESECNIVFEPPAFVFDERPDYVQPTPGLSSDGDPTFEDVLLHADIDDKEEVEVENVDLIHLSSEDSDDLDKTAPIRRNNIIFDKEQFLKQKQKNANKDKLV, from the exons ATGGCTGTCGTGTGCTTCTCCTTTGACTGTACGTTCAATGATGATGGCACGTCGAATTGTACCACGACTGATTCAAAGTACTCCCAAACTACCACGAACAAAACACCACATCCAACACAACCGACTAAACCTCAGACAGTCACGCCAACCAGTGAAGCTAAAATCActacaacaacaaaaccaacaacacagaaaacaacacagaaattgACTACATTACCGAAAACATCAGAAAAATCGTCTACGGCTCTTAAAACGACAGAAAAACCGACAACGACCGTTCaaacaacacagaaaacaaCACCACCACAATCAACAAGTCAGAAATCGACTACACCGccacaaacaacacaaaaccCGACGActccaaaaacaacacaaatctCAACAACGATAATTCAAACAACAAAGAAATCAACATCAGCAGTACCAACACCACACATATCGACTACATCGCCAAGAACAACgcatacacatacaatattGCCACAAACAAGGCAGACATCGATTTCACAAAAGTCTACTATTCTCCCCCGAACTGTAACTGCAGACGACATCTTTACTACCACCAGTACGTCACAGATTCTACAAGGACATCAAGTGACGTCACCTTCCCCGGTGATGTCTGCCGGGGGAGTCGCCATCTATATCCCGTGTTCCGTTGTTGGATGTGTGATAGTTGTTGTCCTCCTAGCTGCTATAGGCTTTGTCCGACGTCGTAGGAAGTCCAGACGAAG ttCTGAGGACCGTCAACCGTTGGATGCAGAGTCGGAatgtaatattgtgtttgaGCCTCCCGCGTTTGTGTTTGACGAAAGG CCAGACTACGTCCAACCCACACCTGGCTTATCATCAGACGGTGATCCAACATTTGAAGATGTCCTCCTTCATGCCGATATCGACGATAAAGAAGAAGTTGAAGTAGAAAATGTCGATTTGATTCATTTAAGTTCAGAGGATAGTGATGATTTGGATAAAACAGCGCCAATTCGCAGaaacaatatcatatttgaCAAAGAACAATTCCTGAAACAGAAGCAGAAGAACGCTAATAAGGATAAACTCGTTTAA
- the LOC138336496 gene encoding uncharacterized protein, whose translation MSVLCFSFDCDFTDDGTSNCFTSDTKYSQTTTHKPTTTTPTPHPTTLPSGTGKVTTGAIYTTTANISTPVNPWQHKVTSHPPAGGVAIYIPCSVAGCVLLIVLLFCIGFVRRRRYRRLSSEDRQLLQPDHDDTIIPEVQLDTEVCKSSVGEPRLWEVYVTNAKYQIDILWIIIAISVCIMYVYKMQIIFFTTSF comes from the exons ATGAGTGTTTTGTGCTTCTCATTTGACTGTGACTTCACAGATGACGGTACATCGAATTGTTTCACCTCTGACACAAAGTATTCTCAAACTACTACCCACAAACCAACTACTACCACACCGACACCACACCCAACTACACTCCCATCAGGAACTGGAAAGGTAACCACTGGTGCCATCTACACTACTACCGCTAACATCAGCACCCCAGTGAATCCATGGCAACAtaaagtgacgtcacatccCCCAGCCGGTGGAGTCGCCATCTATATCCCGTGTTCCGTAGCTGGGTGTGTTTTACTTATTGTCCTCCTGTTTTGTATTGGCTTTGTCCGGCGTCGTAGGTACCGCAGACTAAG TTCAGAAGACCGACAACTTTTGCAACCTGACCACGACGATACCATTATACCTGAAGTTCAGTTAGACACAGAGGTATGTAAAAGTAGCGTTGGAGAGCCACGGTTGTGGGAGGTGTATGTAACAAATGCCAAATaccaaattgatattttatggaTTATTATTGCTATATCGGTATGCATAATGTACGTatataaaatgcaaataatttttttcacaaCTTCCTTCTAG
- the LOC138336213 gene encoding uncharacterized protein, with amino-acid sequence MNECFRPNPPPRCRHTSTPSRFEENETPYEDDTNNETSNETNNTTVIALSVVVTIIALVLIVALGIIIYRRMRSQKAKATSEPPVHIHDQFENVEKGNTNNKECKTKEGVVKHSEQLYSTIEENKTDESVYNSLDDYELTRSHGYEQVTVTEGHSDITAKNSIDTTYNKLNDPGEEDKSSHDYSHARVVNSTPEGTLKDGGLEGEDNDGYDRLCNKTKKPEVYDSDADYDHIDKNGETISSSL; translated from the exons ATGAACGAGTGCTTTAGAC CTAACCCGCCGCCCAGATGTCGCCATACCTCAACACCATCTAG ATTTGAGGAAAATGAGACTCCATATGAAGATGATACCAACAATGAGACCAGCAATGAGACCAACAACACGACAGTTATCGCCCTTTCTGTAGTGGTAACCATTATCGCTCTGGTATTGATAGTTGCCTTAGGAATCATAATATACCGACGCATGAG gTCACAGAAGGCCAAGGCTACCTCAGAG cCACCTGTGCACATCCACGACCAATTTGAAAATGTGGAAAAGGGGAATACCAATAATAAAGAGTGTAAGACGAAGGAAGGAGTTGTGAAACATTCAGAACAGTTGTATTCTACTATTGAAGAGAATAAGACGGATGAAAGTGTGTATAATAGTCTCGATGATTATGAATTAACAAGGAGTCATGGGTATGAACAAGTTACCGTTACTGAAGGACACAGTGATATAACGGCCAAAAACTCTATTGATACCACATACAATAAGTTAAATGACCCCGGGGAGGAGGATAAAAGTTCCCATGACTACTCCCATGCTAGAGTGGTGAACAGTACACCGGAAGGAACTCTCAAGGACGGGGGTCTGGAGGGGGAGGATAACGACGGCTATGATAGACtgtgtaataaaacaaaaaaacctgAGGTGTACGATTCTGATGCTGATTACGACCACATAGACAAAAATGGTGAAACAATTTCATCATCGCTATAA
- the LOC138305173 gene encoding uncharacterized protein → MNMPFILHCDQPISINEMATEVHWVKVIETTGQKQRVQYNERITYDTDGNLYFLYVDPSDRGDYQCNVSFPLTNEYFLGPTHNLEPMDVGVSTIPMSLWRSDRHPFALQGQDLTLRCIYGGRPIPQMKWQKVLDDGTSMPMSTQDVHDYGRSLTLHNISYGHSGEYQCVLDTDADYMWFDVAVESSPSWLVQPRPIMALPSNTGSFFYFICTAISLPVPVITWSINTEDTSHFLHTDGSLVVLSVNQTQRGDAVRSVLSVQSSVSFSLKCTSENDHGFISTYSYLYLTGNITYPSTSLPNITYTPSPRTLAPSTPKPWTTVPYTSSPRTLSPSTPKPSTTVPYTSSPRTLSPSTPKPSTTVPYTPSPRTLSPSTPKPSTTASASTPGPSRLTFRPTSTTTSTPPSSSSQAPIPERLNVALIGGAAGGSIVVFVVIIAVICCISSKRRQNMDSKPDIGRAYGNRAYSGVDIDVKGKHSNITHPKNNKDKGEVYTGLSTVREKQKANVYDQLGTTKSTGKDTGYSKEETEYCYISDADLIAAQRQSNISVSKPGISTIHQQIPRESEGVSNYNHKPVAPKDESHMYMYVRSNAKPLPKTPAANDKLKGKMDRFASGKYSAIDNPVYSGDVPQVSLPNQGAVLPYEEPVSTKMSHSNLEGVQTVPDNGYFKLEPSEKK, encoded by the exons ATGAACATGCCGTTTATATTACATTGTGATCAGCCAATCAGCATCAACGAGATGGCAACGGAAGTACACTGGGTGAAGGTCATTGAAACAACGGGCCAAAAACAACGCGTACAATACAACGAACGCATCACGTACGATACAGATG GTAATCTGTACTTTCTGTACGTCGATCCCTCTGACAGGGGAGACTACCAATGTAACGTGTCCTTTCCATTAACCAATGAATACTTTCTTGGACCAACTCACAACTTGGAGCCAATGG ATGTCGGAGTATCCACCATCCCTATGAGCCTATGGAGGTCTGACCGCCATCCTTTCGCCCTACAAGGCCAGGATCTGACGCTAAGGTGTATATACGGTGGGAG ACCAATTCCGCAGATGAAATGGCAGAAAGTTTTAGACGATGGTACTAGTATGCCAATGTCAACACAAGATGTCCACGACTATGGCCGCAGTTTAACATTACACAACATTTCCTATGGTCATTCAGGGGAATATCAATGTGTCTTGGATACGGACGCCGATTACATGTGGTTCGATGTAGCTGTGGAGA GTTCGCCTAGTTGGTTAGTGCAGCCAAGACCAATTATGGCCTTACCGAGTAATACTGGGAGTTTCTTCTACTTCATCTGTACTGCGATATCGCTTCCGGTTCCTGTGATCACATGGTCTATCAACACAGAAGATACTTCTCACTTTTTAC ATACAGATGGCAGTCTCGTGGTTTTGAGTGTAAACCAAACACAAAGGGGAGATGCCGTCCGGAGTGTACTGTCTGTCCAATCGTCTGTGTCTTTCTCCCTGAAATGTACTAGTGAGAACGATCACGGCTTTATTTCGACCTACTCCTACCTATACCTAACAG GAAACATTACTTATCCATCAACTTCTTTACCGAATATTACATACACTCCATCCCCACGAACTCTGGCACCATCAACTCCAAAACCATGGACTACAGTGCCGTACACTTCATCCCCACGAACCCTGTCACCATCAACTCCAAAACCATCGACTACAGTGCCGTACACTTCATCCCCACGAACCCTGTCACCATCAACTCCAAAACCATCGACTACGGTGCCGTACACTCCATCCCCACGAACTCTGTCACCATCAACTCCAAAACCATCGACTACAGCTTCAGCATCAACTCCAGGACCATCGAGATTAACCTTTAGGCCAACTTCTACAACTACATCAACTCCGCCATCAAGTTCAAGCCAGGCACCAATACCAGAGAGGTTAAACGTTGCTCTGATTGGAGGAGCGGCGGGAGGGAGTATTGTCGTCTTCGTCGTCATCATCGCCGTCATCTGTTGTATCTCATCTAAACGAAG GCAAAACATGGACTCTAAACCAGATATCGGAAGGGCATATGGAAACAGGGCTTACAGTGGCGTGGACATAGATGTTAAAGGAAAACACAGTAACATCACTCACCCCAAG AACAACAAAGATAAAGGGGAAGTGTACACTGGTTTGTCGACGGTGAGAGAGAAGCAGAAAGCTAACGTTTACGATCAGCTCGGTACTACAAAATCTACAGGGAAAGACACAGGCTACAGCAAGGAAGAGACGGAGTATTGCTACATCAGCGATGCAGATTTAATAGCAGCACAGAGGCAATCAAACATTTCTGTTTCAAAACCCGGGATATCAACCATCCACCAGCAGATTCCTCGTGAAAGTGAAGGAGTTTCAAATTATAATCATAAGCCAGTCGCACCAAAGGACGAATcccatatgtacatgtacgtgcgTTCAAATGCAAAGCCTCTTCCTAAAACACCAGCAGCAAATGATAAGTTGAAGGGCAAAATGGACCGCTTTGCTAGTGGCAAGTACTCGGCCATAGACAATCCGGTTTACAGTGGTGATGTCCCTCAAGTTAGCCTTCCAAACCAGGGTGCTGTATTACCTTATGAGGAACCAGTCAGTACTAAAATGTCACATTCAAATTTGGAAGGCGTTCAAACAGTTCCTGATAATGGCTACTTCAAACTTGAACCGTctgaaaagaaataa